One Brassica napus cultivar Da-Ae chromosome C2, Da-Ae, whole genome shotgun sequence DNA window includes the following coding sequences:
- the BNACNNG59930D gene encoding uncharacterized protein BNACNNG59930D isoform X1 produces the protein MDYEYGGEYCRRGHVPAFGGWDWNDAVPFTQCFETATTQQPSYLHHYPPYPQDRDLYLAGDLYDNHHLVAPAVILLPRRRAKVGQEPKRTTSKEHHNFKKDARVSNAPRSCPTPVVKPRTARPKPVDEDLYKVSPRLLSLESTKKRGGGFGCISRCFLPTRVL, from the exons ATGGACTAC GAATACGGAGGAGAGTACTGCAGGAGGGGACACGTGCCGGCGTTTGGGGGTTGGGACTGGAACGACGCCGTACCATTCACTCAGTGCTTCGAGACAGCAACAACTCAGCAGCCTTCTTATCTCCACCACTACCCTCCTTACCCTCAAGACCGTGATCTTTACCTCGCTGGCGATCTTTACGACAACCACCACCTTGTCGCTCCCGCCGTCATCCTCCTCCCTCGACGCCGG GCTAAGGTGGGCCAGGAGCCGAAAAGAACCACCTCCAAGGAGCATCACAACTTCAAGAAGGATGCGCGTGTGTCTAACGCGCCGAGGAGCTGTCCAACACCGGTGGTGAAGCCGAGGACGGCGAGGCCTAAACCCGTGGATGAAGACTTGTACAAGGTGTCTCCTCGACTTCTCTCCCTCGAATCCACAAAG AAAAGGGGAGGAGGGTTTGGGTGCATTTCAAGATGTTTTTTGCCGACACGGGTGCTTTGA
- the BNACNNG59930D gene encoding uncharacterized protein BNACNNG59930D isoform X2: MTQEYGGEYCRRGHVPAFGGWDWNDAVPFTQCFETATTQQPSYLHHYPPYPQDRDLYLAGDLYDNHHLVAPAVILLPRRRAKVGQEPKRTTSKEHHNFKKDARVSNAPRSCPTPVVKPRTARPKPVDEDLYKVSPRLLSLESTKKRGGGFGCISRCFLPTRVL, encoded by the exons ATGACTCAGGAATACGGAGGAGAGTACTGCAGGAGGGGACACGTGCCGGCGTTTGGGGGTTGGGACTGGAACGACGCCGTACCATTCACTCAGTGCTTCGAGACAGCAACAACTCAGCAGCCTTCTTATCTCCACCACTACCCTCCTTACCCTCAAGACCGTGATCTTTACCTCGCTGGCGATCTTTACGACAACCACCACCTTGTCGCTCCCGCCGTCATCCTCCTCCCTCGACGCCGG GCTAAGGTGGGCCAGGAGCCGAAAAGAACCACCTCCAAGGAGCATCACAACTTCAAGAAGGATGCGCGTGTGTCTAACGCGCCGAGGAGCTGTCCAACACCGGTGGTGAAGCCGAGGACGGCGAGGCCTAAACCCGTGGATGAAGACTTGTACAAGGTGTCTCCTCGACTTCTCTCCCTCGAATCCACAAAG AAAAGGGGAGGAGGGTTTGGGTGCATTTCAAGATGTTTTTTGCCGACACGGGTGCTTTGA